The genomic interval GTGGCGTTCGAGCCCAGGGGTTTCAAGGTCTGGGTCAGCGGCAGACAGGTGAACACCCGCAACAAGGACGACGTCTACGGCGACGGCACCGTCCGCTTCTACGAGGCGGGCGAATACGAGCCGTCCGAGCTGGATTTGGAATACGGCCTTGACGCGTTGTGGTTCCGCAGCACCCCGGTTCTGGTGCTGGATAACTACAGGCCCACGGGCCTCCGGGGCGAGGACTGGCATGAAGACGGTGACTGCTCCGCGCAGCTTTACCTCGACGAAGAGCGCCTCTTCATCGTTCTTAAGGGCGAGAACGTCCTTCCTTACGCCTGCGGCGACGACGAGGACGAATACCATCCCCACGGTATCTTCACAGGCTTCGGCGAAAAGTATATACGCTTCATCGGCGACGGTTCCCTGACGACGGACGCGAGATACTACGACCGTTACGGGCTCTACGGCGAGGGCACGAATATCTATTTCTGCGAAGAGGTTGAGGTTTCGCTGACCGGCGCTCACGGCGCGAAGCTTGTGTTCAACGATATGACGCCGTGTATTTCGGTGGAAGACAACGCCAAGTTGACATGCGTCGCCACGCAGACTGACAGCGGTTACGACTGGGCGGCGCTCGACTGCGCCGATCTGGATCTCAGCGGTCACGCCGAGCTTCTTTGCTACACTACATTCAACGGAGAGGCAATCGATACCTGGGGACGCAGTTACTTCTCAGTTTCAAACGATTATTACGATATCGGGATCCTGAAGCAGGGAGAATACCTGCCCGGCTCTATTCACGGTACGCAGAAGGAACCCTACAAGCCCGAGCTTGGCATCAACATCTCCGGCGGTACCGATGAGAGCGAATGCCGCTACGTCAGCATAAAGTGCGTTCCCACATACGCGACGGGCGCCCAGTTTGCGAGCGAAAACTATACCGTCACTCCGCAAAGGAACGACGTGTACGCGGGCGTGCAGCTGCGGCCGTTTGAAGCGCCGGATATCTATGATTACGGCATCGTCTTTGAATCCTCCGATCCCTCGATCGTTTCGTTTACGCCGGGCAAGAGCAGCCGTGTGATCTACCTCCACGGCTGGCAGAACGGCACCGTCACGGTGACCGCCACCGTTCCCGGCGGCGCGACCGCGACCTGCACCGTCACGGCGTCCGGCTTCGAGAACGAGCCGAAGCCGATAAGCGAGATCCGCGTCAACGGCTACCATAACCCGATAATCGGGGAAAAGGTGAGGGATAACATCGATGGCATCTCCCTGCCTTCCGGCGCGGGATATGAGTTCGATGAACTGTTCTGGTACGACTCCTATTATGATGAAGGAATGCCGTCCGGCGAGGTATTTGAGGAGCTTCCGCATTTAAGGTCCCCCGGCAGGTATCAACTGTGTATGTGGTTCGTTGCCAAAGAGGGATATGTTTTCAACCCCTACGCGCTCCCCGAGATCACGATGCCCGGCTATGACGCGGAGATCACCGACGTGGAGCTTTACGACGACGTGCTTTACGTTCTCACGGATTATATCGCGGCGGAGGAGCCGTATCGCGAGACGATAACCTCGGTGCAGATAAACGGTTTTGAAAGGCCGAAGGCGGGCGAGACCGCTATTTCCAACATTCTCAAGCTCTCGGTGCCATCCGGCGCGCCGTATACCATAACCGACGTTGAATGGGTGACGTACGCCGACGACGTCAGCGGCAACGGATTCTTCAGCGCCCGCGAGCTTGATAATCACGACGTTTTTGAAGACGGCGAAGAGTACTGGCTGAGGGTGTATCTCGCGCCGAAGGAGGGATACCGCTTCGACTATGACGAGATCGAAGACGTCAAGGGCATGCACTACGAAGACGGGTGGGTAGACGATGACGGCGTCTATTGCGCCTTTAGCGAGAACTTCACTGTCGGCGCGTTTATGTACGGCGATATGGACGACGACGGCGAGATCACCGTTTACGACGCGCTTATGGCGCTCCGCATCGCCGCGAAGCTCGCGAATGCGACCGATCATGATTATCTGGTCGGCGACGTCGACGGCGACGACGAGATCACCGTTTACGACGCGCTGATGATATTGAGAGTCGCCGCGAAGCTCGCGGTTCCGGATTCGCTCGTTCCGGTGCCACATATAAGATGACCGCAGGCGGCGTCCCGTAGGGACGGTTTCGACCGCCCGCGCTGAAAAAACCGAAAAACGCCTCCCGCGAGGGAGGCGTTTTCTCATGCTTTTCTTTGCGTTACCCGAGCCGGTAAACGTCGCGGAACTTCTTCTCGAGGTAGGCGACGTAATAATTTACGTCAAACTTGCCGCAGACCGACTCGAACAGCGGCACGGGGTCGAGCATCCTGCCGTACTTCCATATATGCTCCTCCAGCCAGCCGTTGATGCGGGCGAAGTCGCCGTCTTTGACGGCGGCGAAGAGGTCGAAGTCGCGGTTGATGCGCTCGATATACTGCCCGCCGTAGGCGGAACCGATGGCGTAGGTGGGGAAGTAGCCGATGTTGCCGTTCGACCAGTGGGAGTCCTGCAGCACTCCGCGTCTGTCGTCCGGCACGTCCACGCCGAGGTATTCCTTATAGAGCCGGTTCCACTCGGCGGGGAGGTCCTTCGCCTTCAACTCGCCGGTGAACATGCGCTTTTCAAGCTCGTAGCGCACCATAACGTGCATGCAGTAGGTCAGCTCGTCCGCCTCCGTGCGTATAAGCGACGGCTCGGATTTGTTTATCATGCGGTAGAAATCGTCCTCGCTGACGTCGTCGAGGTTGGGCGCGAACTCCGCCTTCAGCCAGGGGTAGATAAGGGAGCAGAACTCGCGGCTGCGCCCGATGACGTTCTCGTAGAAGCGGGACTGGCTCTCGTGTATCGCCATGGATGCTCCGCTGCCGAGCTCGGTGCCGGCGAGCTCGCGTCCCGTGTGAAGCTCGTAAAGCGCGTGGCCGCCCTCGTGGATGACCGAGTACATCGAGGAAGCGAAGGCGTTCTCGTGATAGTGCGTCGTGATGCGCACGTCGTCGCGCGAGAAGTCGATGGTGAACGGATGCTCCGTTTCTCCGAGCACGCAGTGGTTCGGGTCGATATCCATAAGCCCCATGACGAAGTCGGAGAACTTGCGCTGCTTTTCGATGGGGAAGCGGCGTTTCAGCGGCGTGTCGTCGACGCGGTCGGCGTGCTCCTTGACCTCGTTGATGAGCGGCACGAGCTTTTCGCGCAGTCCGGCGAAGAAGGCGTCGCAGGTCGCGCGGTCGAGTCCGCGTTCGTGGGCGTCAAGCGCGGTGTCGTAAGGGTCCTTGCCGGGTTCCTCGCAGCTGCGCACGAGCTTCGTCATATCAAACATCTTCTGCAGATACGGCTCGAAGGATGCGAAGTCGTTCTTCTCCTTGGCGTCGTGCCAGACCGCGTCTGCCTTGGCGGAAAGCTCGGTGTATTCGACGAAGACGTCCTCCGGCACGCGACGCATACGCTCGAGGTCGCGGACGTTCTCCGTGACCTTGCGGCGCGTTACGGCGTCGAGCGAATCGAGATCAGCGGCGAGCGTGCCGACGATCTCGATCGTTTCGGGCGAAGTCGCGAACTGATAGGTCAGGCGCGAAAGCTCGCCCAACGTGGAGGCGCGTACTCCCGCCGAGCCCTTCGGCGCGACGGTCGCTCCGTCGTAATAAAGCATTGATTCCGCGTGTCCGAGAGCGAAAAGTGTCTTCTCCAGCGCGGTGTATTTTTCGAGCGCTTCCTTTGCAGTCATTATTATTCCTCCTCATACAATCGTTTCACAATGCTATTTTAGCATACGCGGCGGGGGATTACAAGTGAAAAATGCCTTTTGCCGCGCCGGCGGTCAAAATATATTTGTATATTTCTTATAAATATTCATATAATTTTTTGTCAGATTCCTTGATATTTTCACAAAAGGTGTTATAATATAAAATGTTGAATAATGGGTTATAGCACGGCGAGGACAACAAGCCGGAAAACACCGGATTTGACCGTTTGTCAGGCGTATTGTCCTTATCGCCAATCAGCCGTAATCGAGCGGTGTAACCGCGGAACGGAGAAATCATGGCGTCTCATGCGTTCAGGAACACAAGTGAAAACATAAAGCGCGAGCTTGATTCGATATTCAAAGAGGTCAAGAGCCGCGAGCTTGAAGGCAAGTTCGTATCCATTGCGCGGCTCGAAATGTCGAAGGATATGTCCGTCGCGAAGGTCTACGTCAGCACGCTTTCCGGCATGGAGAAGACGCAGAAGGTAGTCGCGGCGCTGAAAGCGGCGAAGGGCTTTATCCGCGGCGAGCTTTCGCACAGGCTCGACCTGCGGCACACGCCCGAGCTCGTCTTCATACCGGACGATTCGATGGAATACGGCGCGCGCATATCAAAGCTTATCGACGACAGCGTCGCGCACGAGCATACCGAGAGGGAAGAGAATGACTGATCTGCAGCGGGCGGCCGAAATGCTGAAAGCCGCCGACGGCATAATGATAATCACTCACGCGCACCCCGACGGAGACACCGTCGGAGCGGGCTTTGCCTTACTGCACGCGCTGATGGCGCTGGGCAAGCGCTGCTTCGTCGCGAATCCGGACGAGATCCCGCCGAGCCTGATATGCGTTTCGGGCGCGGAGCGGCTTCCCGTGGAGTTCGAGCCGGACTTCATAGTCGCCGTCGACGTAGCCGAAACACAGCTTGCGGCCGGACTCGCGCCGTACTGTGAGCGGGCCGACCTCTGCATCGACCACCACAAGAGCAACAAGCGCTACGCAAAGTTCACGGCGCTCGACGAGAACGCCGCCTCCGCGGGCGAAATGGTATACGAACTGCTCGGCATCCTCGGCGTCGGCATGACGCGCGAGATCGCGACGGCGCTTTACGCCGCGCTGAGCACCGACACCGGCTGCTTCAGATACCGCAACAACACGCCGAAGACCATGCGCGCCGCCGCCGAAACGATGGAAGCGGGCGCGGACTTCAGCTCGATGAACAAAGCGTTTTTCGAGACCGTTTCGGCGGAGCGCGTGAAGCTGCTCAGCCAGCTTTACGGCAACGTCGAGATATTCGCCGGCGGCAGACTCGCCGTTTCGCACGTCGACCTGCGCGGCTGCTCGGAGGACGACTACGACGGACTTTCCGGTGAACTTCGCAAGGTGGACGGCGTCGTCGGCGCGGTCCTGCTTCGCCGCACGGGCGAGAATGAATACAAGATTTCGGCGCGTTCCAACCCCGGCTTCGACTGCTCCGCGCTCTGCGCCGTTTTCGGCGGCGGCGGGCACGAGGGCGCCGCGGGCGCGAACGTGTACGGAGAGCTTTCCGACTGTCTCGGCAGGGTGAAGGCGGCTATGGAAGATCAGCTGCGGAGGAACGCGTGAACGGTATACTTTGCATCGACAAGCCGGAGGGCTTCACCTCCTTCGACGTCGTCGCCGTTATGCGCAAGGCGACTCACGAGAGCCATATCGGACACGCCGGAACGCTCGACCCGTTCGCGACGGGCGTGCTGCCGCTGCTTTTCGGCAGATGCGCGAAGTTTCAGGACTACCTCACCGTCGGCAGAAAGAAGTACCGTGCGTCCGTAAAACTCGGCGTGACGAGCGACACGCTCGACCGCACGGGAGAAGTGACCGTTTCGGGCTCCGCGCCCGACCTCGCGAACGCTGAGGAAACGCTCGCGTCCTTCGTCGGTGAGCAGCTTCAGACGCCCCCGGCGTACAGCGCGATACAGGTGCGCGGCAAGCGGCTTTACGACCTCGCGCGCGCCGGCAAAGCGCCTGAGATCCCTCCGCGCCGGATAGAGATATACTCGATCCTTCCGCTTTCCGCGGAAGGCGATACGCTCACCTTCGAGGTGGAATGCTCGAAGGGAACGTACATACGCGCCCTCGCCCGCGATATAGGCGAGAAGCTCGGCTGCGGAGCGTGCCTGTGGGAGCTCCGCCGTCTTGCCGGCAGCGGTTTCACTGTCGACGACTGCGTTTCGCTCGAGGAGGCGAAGTCGAACTTCGCGGAGCATATGCTTCCCGTGGAGAACGCCTTGACCGGTTTCGAGAGCGTCACCGTCAGCAACCGCAAGGGCAGACTTCTGCTCAACGGAGCCGGCAACCCTACCGATCTTCCGGAAGGGACGTACAAGATGTTCGACGCCGCCCACGGCTTCCTCGGTCTCTTCGACAGCAAGGGCGGAAGGATGAAGGTGCGCACGATGTACGTTATCAAGGAGGAAGCGAATTGATCTTCAACTGCGATGATATAAAAACGCCGCTGCCGCCCTGCGCGCTTGCGCTCGGAACGTTCGACGGCGTACATATAGGTCACGCGAAGGTCATCGGCGAAGCGGCGTCCGCCGCTTCCGAAGGCGGACTTACCGCCCGCGCGCTGACGTTTCCCGATCTGCCGGGCGACTTCATCGAAACACGCGCCCGTGCGCCGCGCATAATGAGCAACGCGCTCCGCGAACGCGGAATATACGCATGCGGCGCGGACGAGATATGCTATTTCGACCTGAAAAACGGCGGATTTGAATACACGCCGGAGCGCTTTGTCGAGGAGATCGTCATCGGCAAGCTGAATGCGAAGCGCGTTTTCTGCGGTTTCAACTTTCGCTTCGGCAAAGGCGGCGCCGCCGGACCTGAAAAGCTGGGCGAGCTGCTCAGCGCGAACGGCGCGGAGCTGACCGTCATACCGCCGGTCGAGCTCGACGGCGAGCCGGTTTCCAGTTCGCGCATACGCCGTCTCATTGTCGAGGGCGACGTCGCTTCCGCCGCACGAGCGCTGGGACGCCCGTATTCGACCGATTTCCCCGTGGAGCACGGGAGGCAGATCGGCAGGAGCATAGGCTTCCCGACTATCAACAATCGTTTCCCGCAGGGGAGACTTATTCCGTGCTTCGGCGTCTACGCCACCCGGGCAATCATCGACGGCGTGCGGCACGGCGCCGTCACGAACGTCGGTACACGTCCGACGGTCGGCGGCCAGGAGGTCACCGAAGAGACCCACATCTTCGGAGTCGACGAAAACCTCTATGGCAGGATCGTGGAGGTCGAGTACATAGCCCGCATTCGCGGCGAGGTTTACTTTGAAAGCCTCGAAGAGCTGAGGCTCAGGATCGAGCGCGACAAAGAAACCGCCGAAAAGATACTTAACGGTTAAATCTTGATTCAATCTTCAAGTTTACAATAAGGGAGAGATGAGAAATGTCAAACAGACTGTTTCAGACTGTGATCCAGCAGATGAAGGACGTTGTCGGCAGAACGATAGGCGTTATCGACGATAACAACGTCGTCGTTTCATGCAGCGACCTTTCGCTGATAGGCAAGTCCTTCGGCGGCATAATGGACGAGTTGTCGTACACCAACGACACCCTTTCTCTTGCCGGCAGGACGTATAAAAAGCTCGGTTGGCTGACTAAGGCGGATTACGCCGTCTTCGTCGACGGCGACGACGAGCGCGCAAAGTATTCCGCTGCGATCCTGTCGGTGTCTCTCGACAACATAAAGGCGTATTACGACGAAAAATACGACAAGGCCGCGTTCATAAAGAACGTGCTGCTCGATAACATACTTCCCGGCGAGCTCCGCAACAAGATAGGGGAGCTCCAGATCAACAACGAGGTCGACCGCGTCGTTATGCTCGTTCGTATCGACGAGCGGACCGACATATCGCTTTTCGACGTCATCCGCAATCTTTTCCCCGAGAAGAATCAGGATTTTGTCATCCGCATCAGCGAGAATGAGATCGCCATCGTCAAGGAGGTCAAAGAGCATAAGGAGCCGACGACGCTAAACAAACTCGGCTTCTCGATCGTTGACACTCTTAAGGGAGAGTTTTTCGCGGATGCGACCGTCGGCGTCAGCAACGTCGTATCCTCGGTCGCGGAGCTTGCCCGTGCGTTCAAGGAAGCGCAGACCGCCATCGAGGTCGGAAAGGTCTTCGAGACGGAGAACAACGTCGTCAATTACGCGACGCTCGGCATAGCGCGTCTTATCTACCATCTGCCGACGACCTTGTGCGAGATGTATATGGACGAGGTCTTCAAGTCCGGCACCATCGACAGTCTCGATCACGAAACGCTGTTCACGATCCAGAAGTTCTTCGAGAACAACCTCAACGTATCCGAGACCTCACGCAAGCTGTTCGTCCACAGAAACACCCTCGTCTACCGCCTTGACAAGATCAAGAAGCTGACGGGGCTCGACCTGCGCGAATTCGAGAACGCCATCGTCTTCAAGGTGGCGCTCATGGTCCACAAGTACCTTCAGGAAAAGCCCGTCAAGTATTGACGCGGCAAACTGTTTTCGGCTGATAAGGAGAAGAAATGATAGAGTTCAAAGACGTTTCTATGCGGTATAACGGCAAAAACGGCAAGAAACGGGCGCTTAACGGCGTGAGCTTTACGATAAACGACGGGGAGTTCGTCTTCATCACCGGCGAAAGCGGCGCGGGCAAAACGACCATCACGAAGCTGATGATCCGCGAAGAAACCGCCAACTCCGGAGAGATCATCATCAACGGATTCAACCTGCTGAAGATGAAGAAGAAGGAGATCCCGTTCCTGCGGCGCTCGATGGGCATAGTCTTTCAGGATTACAAACTGATTCCGACTCTGACCGTTTTCGAGAACGTCGCGTTCGCGATGCGCGTCATCGGCGCGCCGGTAAAGCACATACGCAACCGCGTTCCGTATATGCTCGACCTCGTCGGACTTTCCGAGAAGGCGAACGTCCTGCCGTCCGAGCTTTCCGGCGGCGAGCAGCAGCGCGTCGCGCTTGCCCGCGCGCTCGTCAACAATCCGTCGCTGCTTATAGCGGACGAGCCCACCGGTAACCTCGACCCCAAGCTTTCGACGGAAATGATGTATCTGCTCGATAGGATTAACGAAAAGGGCACTACCATCGTTATAATGACGCACGAGAAGGAGCTCGTCAACGCGATGCAGAAGCGAGTCATCGCGATCAAGGAGGGCGTCGTCATCAGCGACGCCGAAGGCGGGTACGTGATATGAGCAAGAATAAAGTCACGAAGTATTCGTGGGGGCGCTCGATGCTCAGCACGAAGTTCAATAAACCGATGGCGATCGTTTCCGTCAGCGTGCTGACTGTGTGCCTGCTGCTGCTCGGAACGTTCGTCCTTGTATCGATGAACATTTCAAGCTATCTCAACCGGCTCGGCGAAGCGAACGTGGTGCGCGTATATCCGCCTTACACCGCGACGCAGAGCGAGGTGTACGACCTGAAGACTGCGCTCGAGGCGGCGGATAACGTCGCGACCGTGACCTACGTTCCGAAGGAAGAGGGCGCGGAGGAATTCAAACAGTCATACAGTGAATACGGCGACATTCTTGACGGCTTTGAGGCGAATCCTCTGCCGGATAAGTTCGTGATAACGCTCAAGGATATGACCAGGACGAGCGAGACCATTTCCGTTCTCCAGTCGATCGAAGGGGTGGAGAAGGTAACGTGGTCGGCTTCCGCCACGCGCACGATAGTCACTATAAAGCGGGTGCTTGAAATAGCGGGCGGCGCGGTAGTCATAATTCTGGCGATCATTTCCGCGTTCATTATTTCAAACACTATACGCGCCTCGATGCAGAACCGCAGTCTCGAGATCGGGATCATGCGGCTCGTCGGCGCGAAAAACAGCTTTATCAGAAAGCCGTTCATCATCGAAGGATTCCTCATCGGCGTTATCGGCAGCGTCATCGCCTACGTCATCGAGTATTTCATATACGTTTACGGAATGCAGAAGCTCATAGGCTCGATCGAACTTCTGAAGCCTATGCCGTTCAAAGAGATCGCGCTTCCGCTCGCGGGGTCGTTCCTGCTTGTCGGCGTGCTGACCGGCGTTCTCGGCAGCGTGATTTCCGTCAGAAAGCATCTGAAGGTCTGACGCCGGGAGGGTATTATGAGAAGAACAGTTTCGATAATAACCGCGATAGTTATGTTGCTGACGACGGCGCTTTTATGCTCCGGCGTTATCGGCGCGCCCGCCGGCGCGGACTCTCTGCAGGACCAGATAAACGCGAAGCAGAGCAAGGTCAACGACCTTGAGGAAAAGATCGCCAAGCTCGAAAAAGAGGGTAAGGAGCTGCTTTCGCAGATCCAGCTCATCGTCGAGCAGACCGAGGAGATCGAGGAGCAGATCGACCTGACCAACGACCGTATCAAGGAGCTGGGCAAAGCGATCGACGAGCAGAGCGAAAATATCGCCGGCGCCGAGAGGGACATAGCCGACCGCACGGCGCAGATGGAGGAACGTATCCGCGCGATATATATGGGCGGCAGCGATTCCTACGTCAATATGCTCTTTGAGAGCAAAGACTTCGGCTCATTCCTCGATACGCTCGATACGCTGAAGATCCTCGTCGCGGCTGATAGAGATATGGTGACTGAGTTCAAGACCGCCAAGAACGATTATGAGAGCGTCAAGGCGAGCCTTGAGAAGGACAAAAAAGAGATGAGCGACCTGAAGGCAGATCTCGTCTCCCAGCGTAAGAAGCTCGAGAATAACGAGGCCAGGCTCAAGACCCTCCGCGACCAGAATAAGAAGGCAATCGCCTCTGCCGAAAAGGAAATGGCTAAGCAGTATGAGGAGATCAAAGAGCTGATAAAGCAGCAGTCGCAGGGCGAATACGTCGGCGGCGACTTCATCTGGCCGGTGCCGGGCTTCAGCAGAAAGAGCAACATAAGCTGCTACTTCGGCAAGGCCGGCAGTCTTTGGGGCAGCGGCAAGCATACCGGTATGGACATCGCCGGCAGGAACTCCGCGGGCGAAGGAATTGAAGGCAAGCCGATAGTCGCCTGCAACGCCGGAACGGTCATCGAGGTCAAATACACCTCCGGCGGCTACGGCCAGCGCGTCGTCATATCGCACGGCGGCGGCATCTCCACGCTTTACGCGCATATGAAAAAGGACAGTCCGACCGTCAGCAAGGGCGACGTAGTCGCAAAGGGACAGGTCATCGGCTACGTCGGCAGGACGGGTAACGTCACCGGTCCGCATCTTCACATCGAATTCATAGTGGACGGAAAGCAGGTCGATCCGCTGGGTTACATTTCGTATATCAAGTAGCGATCGGAGAGAGCTGAGATGAAAAAGAGATTCGGAATACTGACGATGGTCGTCGTCATTATCCTCGCGGTCGCCACGACGATGACGATAACCGCGGGAGCGGATTCGTTGCAGGACCAGATAAACGCGAAGCAGAGCAAGGTCAACGACCTTGAGGAAAAGATTGCCAAACTTGAAAAAGAGGGCAAGGAGCTGCTTTCACAGATTGGTCTTATCGAAGAGCAGACCGAGGAGATCGAGGAGCAGATCGACCTGACCAACGACCGTATCAAGGAGCTGGGCAAAGCGATCGACGAGCAGAGCGAAAATATCGCCGGCGCGGAGGAGGATATCGCCGTCCGCACCGCGCAGATGGAGGAGCGTATCCGCGCGATATACATGGGCGGCAGCGATTCCTACGTCAATATGCTCTTTGAGAGCAAAGACTTCGGCTCATTCCTCGATACGCTCGATACGCTGAAGATCCTCGTCGCCGCGGACAGGGATATGGTGACCGAGTTCAAGACCGCCAAGAGCGATTACGAGAGCGTCAAGGCGAGTCTCGAAAGCGACAAGCGGGAAATGGATGCGCTGAAATCCGATCTTGTAACTCAGCGTAATAAACTTGAACGCAACGCAGACAAGCTCGAAACGCTTAAAAAACAGAACGATAAGCAGCGCGCCGCCGCGCAGAAAGAAATGGATAAGGAATACGAAGCGATAAAAGAGCTGATAAAGCAGCAGTCGCAGGGCGAATACGTCGGCGGAGAGTTCCTGTG from Clostridia bacterium carries:
- a CDS encoding carboxypeptidase M32, which codes for MTAKEALEKYTALEKTLFALGHAESMLYYDGATVAPKGSAGVRASTLGELSRLTYQFATSPETIEIVGTLAADLDSLDAVTRRKVTENVRDLERMRRVPEDVFVEYTELSAKADAVWHDAKEKNDFASFEPYLQKMFDMTKLVRSCEEPGKDPYDTALDAHERGLDRATCDAFFAGLREKLVPLINEVKEHADRVDDTPLKRRFPIEKQRKFSDFVMGLMDIDPNHCVLGETEHPFTIDFSRDDVRITTHYHENAFASSMYSVIHEGGHALYELHTGRELAGTELGSGASMAIHESQSRFYENVIGRSREFCSLIYPWLKAEFAPNLDDVSEDDFYRMINKSEPSLIRTEADELTYCMHVMVRYELEKRMFTGELKAKDLPAEWNRLYKEYLGVDVPDDRRGVLQDSHWSNGNIGYFPTYAIGSAYGGQYIERINRDFDLFAAVKDGDFARINGWLEEHIWKYGRMLDPVPLFESVCGKFDVNYYVAYLEKKFRDVYRLG
- the rbfA gene encoding 30S ribosome-binding factor RbfA, with product MASHAFRNTSENIKRELDSIFKEVKSRELEGKFVSIARLEMSKDMSVAKVYVSTLSGMEKTQKVVAALKAAKGFIRGELSHRLDLRHTPELVFIPDDSMEYGARISKLIDDSVAHEHTEREEND
- a CDS encoding DHH family phosphoesterase codes for the protein MTDLQRAAEMLKAADGIMIITHAHPDGDTVGAGFALLHALMALGKRCFVANPDEIPPSLICVSGAERLPVEFEPDFIVAVDVAETQLAAGLAPYCERADLCIDHHKSNKRYAKFTALDENAASAGEMVYELLGILGVGMTREIATALYAALSTDTGCFRYRNNTPKTMRAAAETMEAGADFSSMNKAFFETVSAERVKLLSQLYGNVEIFAGGRLAVSHVDLRGCSEDDYDGLSGELRKVDGVVGAVLLRRTGENEYKISARSNPGFDCSALCAVFGGGGHEGAAGANVYGELSDCLGRVKAAMEDQLRRNA
- the truB gene encoding tRNA pseudouridine(55) synthase TruB, which produces MNGILCIDKPEGFTSFDVVAVMRKATHESHIGHAGTLDPFATGVLPLLFGRCAKFQDYLTVGRKKYRASVKLGVTSDTLDRTGEVTVSGSAPDLANAEETLASFVGEQLQTPPAYSAIQVRGKRLYDLARAGKAPEIPPRRIEIYSILPLSAEGDTLTFEVECSKGTYIRALARDIGEKLGCGACLWELRRLAGSGFTVDDCVSLEEAKSNFAEHMLPVENALTGFESVTVSNRKGRLLLNGAGNPTDLPEGTYKMFDAAHGFLGLFDSKGGRMKVRTMYVIKEEAN
- the ribF gene encoding riboflavin biosynthesis protein RibF, giving the protein MIFNCDDIKTPLPPCALALGTFDGVHIGHAKVIGEAASAASEGGLTARALTFPDLPGDFIETRARAPRIMSNALRERGIYACGADEICYFDLKNGGFEYTPERFVEEIVIGKLNAKRVFCGFNFRFGKGGAAGPEKLGELLSANGAELTVIPPVELDGEPVSSSRIRRLIVEGDVASAARALGRPYSTDFPVEHGRQIGRSIGFPTINNRFPQGRLIPCFGVYATRAIIDGVRHGAVTNVGTRPTVGGQEVTEETHIFGVDENLYGRIVEVEYIARIRGEVYFESLEELRLRIERDKETAEKILNG
- a CDS encoding helix-turn-helix domain-containing protein: MSNRLFQTVIQQMKDVVGRTIGVIDDNNVVVSCSDLSLIGKSFGGIMDELSYTNDTLSLAGRTYKKLGWLTKADYAVFVDGDDERAKYSAAILSVSLDNIKAYYDEKYDKAAFIKNVLLDNILPGELRNKIGELQINNEVDRVVMLVRIDERTDISLFDVIRNLFPEKNQDFVIRISENEIAIVKEVKEHKEPTTLNKLGFSIVDTLKGEFFADATVGVSNVVSSVAELARAFKEAQTAIEVGKVFETENNVVNYATLGIARLIYHLPTTLCEMYMDEVFKSGTIDSLDHETLFTIQKFFENNLNVSETSRKLFVHRNTLVYRLDKIKKLTGLDLREFENAIVFKVALMVHKYLQEKPVKY
- the ftsE gene encoding cell division ATP-binding protein FtsE; amino-acid sequence: MIEFKDVSMRYNGKNGKKRALNGVSFTINDGEFVFITGESGAGKTTITKLMIREETANSGEIIINGFNLLKMKKKEIPFLRRSMGIVFQDYKLIPTLTVFENVAFAMRVIGAPVKHIRNRVPYMLDLVGLSEKANVLPSELSGGEQQRVALARALVNNPSLLIADEPTGNLDPKLSTEMMYLLDRINEKGTTIVIMTHEKELVNAMQKRVIAIKEGVVISDAEGGYVI
- the ftsX gene encoding permease-like cell division protein FtsX, which encodes MSKNKVTKYSWGRSMLSTKFNKPMAIVSVSVLTVCLLLLGTFVLVSMNISSYLNRLGEANVVRVYPPYTATQSEVYDLKTALEAADNVATVTYVPKEEGAEEFKQSYSEYGDILDGFEANPLPDKFVITLKDMTRTSETISVLQSIEGVEKVTWSASATRTIVTIKRVLEIAGGAVVIILAIISAFIISNTIRASMQNRSLEIGIMRLVGAKNSFIRKPFIIEGFLIGVIGSVIAYVIEYFIYVYGMQKLIGSIELLKPMPFKEIALPLAGSFLLVGVLTGVLGSVISVRKHLKV
- a CDS encoding peptidoglycan DD-metalloendopeptidase family protein, with the protein product MRRTVSIITAIVMLLTTALLCSGVIGAPAGADSLQDQINAKQSKVNDLEEKIAKLEKEGKELLSQIQLIVEQTEEIEEQIDLTNDRIKELGKAIDEQSENIAGAERDIADRTAQMEERIRAIYMGGSDSYVNMLFESKDFGSFLDTLDTLKILVAADRDMVTEFKTAKNDYESVKASLEKDKKEMSDLKADLVSQRKKLENNEARLKTLRDQNKKAIASAEKEMAKQYEEIKELIKQQSQGEYVGGDFIWPVPGFSRKSNISCYFGKAGSLWGSGKHTGMDIAGRNSAGEGIEGKPIVACNAGTVIEVKYTSGGYGQRVVISHGGGISTLYAHMKKDSPTVSKGDVVAKGQVIGYVGRTGNVTGPHLHIEFIVDGKQVDPLGYISYIK
- a CDS encoding peptidoglycan DD-metalloendopeptidase family protein; translation: MKKRFGILTMVVVIILAVATTMTITAGADSLQDQINAKQSKVNDLEEKIAKLEKEGKELLSQIGLIEEQTEEIEEQIDLTNDRIKELGKAIDEQSENIAGAEEDIAVRTAQMEERIRAIYMGGSDSYVNMLFESKDFGSFLDTLDTLKILVAADRDMVTEFKTAKSDYESVKASLESDKREMDALKSDLVTQRNKLERNADKLETLKKQNDKQRAAAQKEMDKEYEAIKELIKQQSQGEYVGGEFLWPVSGFNKKSNISAYFGQKGKYWRKAHTGMDIAGRNAAGEGIKGKPILACNSGTVIKVNETSDGYGQYVVISHGGGISTLYGHMISGSPTVSEGDTVVKGQVIGKVGQTGNASGYHLHLEFIVNGDRVDPLNYVSYIK